A region of Streptomyces sp. NBC_01788 DNA encodes the following proteins:
- a CDS encoding sterol-binding protein codes for MATIEECRSALERLSDNMAKAEGDVRDAAALDRSVSCHIKDLDVSFLGRLVDGRIEVRDTVQGPPPKKAEIRLAMTGDDLIALVGGELAFAKAWGSGRVKLQAGVLDLVRLTKLL; via the coding sequence ATGGCAACGATCGAGGAGTGCCGCAGCGCACTCGAAAGACTCTCCGACAACATGGCGAAGGCGGAGGGGGACGTCCGCGACGCGGCGGCCCTGGACCGCTCGGTGAGCTGCCACATCAAGGATCTCGACGTGAGCTTCCTGGGCCGCCTCGTCGACGGCCGGATAGAGGTCCGGGACACCGTTCAGGGGCCGCCGCCGAAGAAGGCCGAGATCCGGCTCGCCATGACCGGCGACGACCTGATCGCGCTGGTCGGCGGGGAGCTGGCGTTCGCCAAGGCCTGGGGGTCGGGGCGGGTGAAGCTCCAGGCGGGCGTGCTGGACCTGGTGCGGCTCACGAAGCTTCTTTAG
- a CDS encoding NAD kinase translates to MTQTQARTVFLLAHTGRPAAIRSAELVVKGLLLSGIGVRVLEAEARDLPLPDEVELVKEATPQSLDGCELLIVLGGDGTLLRGAEFARASGVPMLGVNLGRVGFLAEAERDDLDKVVDRVVSKAYEVEERMTVDVVVHRNGDIVHTDWALNEAAVQKVSAERMLEIVLEIDGRPVTGFGCDGIVCATPTGSTAYAFSAGGPVVWPEVEALLMVPISAHALFAKPLVTSPDSVLAVEVLPHVPPGVLWCDGRRTVELPPGARVEVRRGAVPVRLARLHHASFTDRLVAKFALPVSGWRGAPH, encoded by the coding sequence TTGACACAGACCCAAGCTCGAACCGTTTTCCTGCTGGCCCACACCGGTCGGCCGGCCGCCATCCGCAGTGCCGAACTCGTGGTCAAGGGGCTGCTGCTGTCCGGCATCGGCGTACGCGTCCTGGAGGCGGAGGCACGCGACCTGCCTCTGCCGGACGAGGTGGAACTGGTCAAGGAGGCCACCCCGCAGTCCCTCGACGGGTGCGAACTGCTCATCGTGCTGGGCGGTGACGGCACGCTGCTGCGCGGTGCGGAGTTCGCCCGCGCCTCGGGCGTGCCGATGCTCGGGGTCAACCTCGGGCGCGTCGGGTTCCTCGCCGAGGCCGAGCGGGACGACCTCGACAAGGTCGTCGACCGGGTGGTCAGCAAGGCGTACGAGGTCGAGGAGCGCATGACCGTCGACGTGGTCGTGCACCGTAACGGGGACATCGTGCACACCGACTGGGCGCTGAACGAGGCGGCCGTGCAGAAGGTGTCCGCCGAGCGGATGCTGGAGATCGTGCTGGAGATCGACGGGCGCCCGGTGACCGGGTTCGGCTGCGACGGCATCGTCTGCGCCACCCCCACCGGCTCCACGGCGTACGCCTTCTCCGCCGGCGGGCCCGTGGTGTGGCCGGAGGTCGAGGCGCTGCTGATGGTGCCGATCTCCGCGCACGCGCTGTTCGCCAAGCCCCTGGTGACGTCGCCCGACTCCGTCCTGGCCGTCGAGGTGCTGCCGCACGTCCCGCCGGGCGTGCTGTGGTGCGACGGGCGGCGCACGGTCGAACTGCCGCCCGGCGCACGCGTGGAGGTGCGCCGCGGAGCCGTACCGGTCCGGCTGGCCCGCCTGCACCACGCCTCGTTCACGGACCGCCTGGTCGCCAAGTTCGCGCTGCCGGTCTCGGGGTGGCGCGGGGCACCGCACTAG
- a CDS encoding glycosyltransferase family 4 protein → MSPVISHVSHGQSTLRTVQVLGGGSAGSSAHVRSLAAGLVARGVRVTVCAPAEADRAYAFSGVGAQHVHVPRSSDPVSVAALRTVCADADLVHAHGLHASFRAVLALSGRGTPLVVTWHNHEPAEGARAHLLRLLERRVVRAATVVLGTTSELVDRARGRGARDARLAAVAVPRPAGGYEHPDRPRAKVRAELGATDRPLLISVASLDPGRGHELLLDAARAWRLLEPVPLLVVAGEGPSRTELQRRIEDEELPVRLLGRRDDVGELLAAADVALLPRSWEARSVLAQEALHARVPLVAARTGGIPELVGDAAELVPDQDPEAFAGAVIRLLGGPERREELRDLGTRQAATWPTEDETVAQVLSVYDELTRPRPLA, encoded by the coding sequence GTGAGCCCCGTGATCAGCCACGTATCGCACGGTCAGTCGACGCTGCGCACCGTGCAGGTGCTGGGCGGAGGCAGCGCCGGCAGCAGCGCGCACGTGCGGTCGCTGGCGGCGGGGCTGGTCGCCCGGGGCGTGCGCGTGACGGTGTGCGCCCCCGCGGAGGCCGACCGCGCCTACGCCTTCTCCGGCGTCGGCGCCCAGCACGTGCACGTGCCGCGCAGCAGCGACCCGGTGTCCGTGGCCGCGCTGCGCACGGTCTGCGCGGACGCCGACCTGGTGCACGCGCACGGGCTGCACGCCTCCTTCCGCGCGGTGCTGGCGCTCAGCGGCCGCGGCACGCCCCTCGTGGTCACCTGGCACAACCACGAGCCCGCCGAAGGGGCCCGCGCCCATCTGCTGCGGCTGCTGGAGCGCCGCGTGGTCAGGGCCGCCACCGTCGTGCTCGGCACCACCTCCGAACTCGTCGACCGGGCCCGCGGCCGGGGCGCGCGGGACGCCCGGCTCGCCGCGGTCGCGGTGCCCCGGCCGGCCGGCGGATACGAGCACCCGGACCGTCCCCGCGCCAAGGTGCGCGCCGAACTCGGCGCCACCGACCGGCCGTTGCTCATCTCCGTCGCCTCCCTGGATCCGGGCCGCGGCCATGAGCTGCTGCTGGACGCGGCCCGCGCCTGGCGCCTGCTGGAACCCGTGCCGCTGCTCGTCGTCGCGGGGGAGGGGCCGTCGCGTACGGAGCTCCAGCGGCGGATCGAGGACGAGGAGCTGCCGGTGCGGCTGCTCGGACGGCGCGACGACGTCGGTGAGTTGCTCGCCGCCGCCGACGTGGCGCTGCTGCCGAGGAGCTGGGAGGCCCGCTCCGTCCTCGCCCAGGAGGCCCTGCACGCGCGGGTGCCGCTCGTCGCGGCGCGGACCGGCGGCATCCCCGAACTCGTGGGCGACGCGGCCGAACTGGTACCGGACCAGGACCCGGAGGCGTTCGCCGGAGCCGTCATACGGCTGCTCGGCGGCCCCGAACGCCGCGAGGAACTGCGGGACCTGGGCACCCGGCAGGCCGCCACCTGGCCCACCGAGGACGAGACGGTCGCCCAGGTGCTCAGCGTCTACGACGAGTTGACCCGGCCCCGGCCGCTGGCCTGA
- a CDS encoding CTP synthase yields the protein MPPKSTTTKHIFVTGGVASSLGKGLTASSLGMLLKARGLRVVMQKLDPYLNVDPGTMNPFQHGEVFVTNDGAETDLDIGHYERFLDRDLDGSANVTTGQVYSTVIAKERRGEYLGDTVQVIPHITNEIKHRIRRMATDEVDVVITEVGGTVGDIESLPFLETVRQVRHEVGRDNVFVVHISLLPYIGPSGELKTKPTQHSVAALRNIGIQPDAIVLRCDREVPTAIKRKISLMCDVDEAAVVACPDARSIYDIPKVVHAEGLDAYVVRKLDLPFRDVDWTTWDDLLDRVHNPDHEITLALVGKYIDLPDAYLSVTEALRAGGFANKARVKIKWVTSDDCKTAAGAEQQLADVDGICIPGGFGDRGVLGKVGAIRYARENGIPLLGLCLGLQCIVVEAARNLAGIADANSTEFDPATGHPVISTMAEQLDIVAGEGDMGGTMRLGMYPAKLAEGSIVREVHDGKEYVEERHRHRYEVNNAYRAELEKKAGIVFSGTSPDGKLVEYVEYPRDVHPYLVATQAHPELRSRPTRPHPLFAGLVKAAVERKISK from the coding sequence ATGCCGCCGAAATCTACGACGACCAAGCACATCTTCGTCACCGGGGGTGTCGCCTCCTCGCTCGGCAAGGGCCTCACCGCCTCGAGCCTCGGAATGCTGCTCAAGGCCCGCGGCCTGCGCGTCGTGATGCAAAAGCTCGACCCGTACCTGAACGTGGACCCGGGCACGATGAACCCCTTCCAGCACGGTGAGGTGTTCGTCACCAACGACGGCGCCGAGACCGACCTGGACATCGGCCACTACGAGCGCTTCCTCGACCGCGACCTGGACGGCTCGGCCAACGTCACCACCGGCCAGGTGTACTCCACGGTCATCGCCAAGGAGCGGCGCGGCGAGTACCTGGGCGACACGGTGCAGGTCATCCCGCACATCACCAACGAGATCAAGCACCGCATCCGGCGCATGGCCACCGACGAGGTGGACGTCGTCATCACCGAGGTGGGCGGCACGGTCGGCGACATCGAGTCGCTGCCGTTCCTGGAGACCGTCCGCCAGGTCCGCCACGAGGTCGGCCGGGACAACGTCTTCGTCGTGCACATCTCGCTGCTGCCCTACATCGGCCCCTCCGGTGAGCTGAAGACCAAGCCGACCCAGCACTCGGTCGCCGCGCTGCGCAACATCGGCATCCAGCCGGACGCGATCGTGCTGCGCTGCGACCGTGAGGTCCCCACCGCGATCAAGCGCAAGATCTCCCTGATGTGCGACGTCGACGAGGCGGCCGTGGTCGCCTGCCCCGACGCCCGGTCGATCTACGACATCCCGAAGGTCGTGCACGCCGAGGGCCTGGACGCCTACGTCGTGCGCAAGCTGGACCTGCCCTTCCGCGACGTGGACTGGACGACCTGGGACGACCTGCTGGACCGCGTCCACAACCCCGACCACGAGATCACCCTGGCCCTGGTGGGCAAGTACATCGACCTGCCCGACGCCTATCTGTCGGTGACCGAGGCGCTGCGTGCGGGCGGCTTCGCCAACAAGGCCCGGGTCAAGATCAAGTGGGTCACCTCCGACGACTGCAAGACCGCGGCTGGCGCCGAGCAGCAGCTCGCCGACGTCGACGGCATCTGCATCCCGGGCGGCTTCGGCGACCGCGGCGTGCTCGGCAAGGTCGGCGCCATCCGCTACGCCCGCGAGAACGGCATCCCGCTGCTGGGCCTGTGCCTGGGACTGCAGTGCATCGTGGTCGAGGCCGCCCGCAACCTGGCCGGCATCGCGGACGCCAACTCCACCGAGTTCGACCCGGCCACCGGTCACCCGGTGATCTCCACCATGGCCGAGCAGCTCGACATCGTGGCCGGCGAGGGCGACATGGGCGGCACCATGCGGCTCGGCATGTACCCGGCCAAGCTGGCCGAGGGCTCGATCGTGCGCGAGGTCCACGACGGCAAGGAGTACGTCGAGGAGCGCCACCGCCACCGCTACGAGGTGAACAACGCCTACCGCGCGGAGCTGGAGAAGAAGGCGGGCATCGTCTTCTCCGGCACCTCCCCGGACGGCAAGCTCGTCGAGTACGTGGAGTACCCGCGCGACGTCCACCCCTACCTGGTCGCCACCCAGGCGCACCCGGAGCTGCGCTCGCGCCCCACGCGCCCGCACCCGCTGTTCGCCGGCCTGGTGAAGGCCGCCGTCGAGCGGAAGATCTCCAAGTAG
- a CDS encoding glycoside hydrolase family 15 protein has product MAGRIEDYALIGDMQTAALVCRDGTVDWLCLPRFDSHAIFAGLLGTEEHGFWRIGPAFADGTQPPTAARRSYRGDSLILESEWDTPRGTVRVTDFMPPRDGAPQVIRIVEGVSGRVPMRSTLRMRFSYGRIVPWVHRHEGRTVAVAGPDSVWFDTSVKTYGESLTTYADFTVAPGDRIAFTISWQASHKEPPPLPEPEQSLEATDEFWREWVGHCTYHGPYREAVIRSLITLKALTYAPTGGIVAAPTTSLPEDIGGVRNWDYRYTWLRDAAITLSSLLRTGYREEARAWREWLLRAVAGDPDNLQIMYGIAGERELGEAELDWLPGYENSAPVRVGNGAAHQLQLDVYGEVTEALHLAHMTGLARNDYASLLQLKLIQYLEKHWQEPDEGIWEVRGPRRHFVHSKVMAWVAVDRTIKLIESGEADGPLERWKVLRDDIHREVCEKGYDKERNTFTQSYGSRELDASLLLIPQMGFLPPDDKRVIGTIEAIQRELSTTDGFILRYPTDGDHAGVDGLPGDEGAFLACSFWMADDLAMIGRVDEARKLFDKLLSLRNDLGLLAEEWDPRRKRQVGNFPQAFSHVPLIDTALRLTASGAYGG; this is encoded by the coding sequence GTGGCCGGGCGCATCGAAGACTACGCACTCATCGGAGACATGCAGACCGCTGCCCTGGTCTGCCGGGACGGGACAGTCGACTGGCTGTGCCTGCCCCGCTTCGATTCCCATGCCATCTTCGCCGGCCTGCTGGGTACCGAGGAACACGGTTTCTGGCGGATCGGCCCGGCGTTCGCGGACGGCACCCAGCCGCCCACCGCGGCCCGGCGCAGCTACCGCGGCGACTCGCTGATCCTCGAATCCGAGTGGGACACCCCACGCGGCACCGTCCGCGTGACCGATTTCATGCCCCCGCGCGACGGGGCCCCGCAGGTGATCCGCATCGTGGAGGGCGTCAGCGGCCGGGTGCCGATGCGCTCGACGCTGCGCATGCGCTTCTCCTACGGCCGGATCGTGCCGTGGGTGCACCGGCACGAGGGCCGCACGGTGGCGGTGGCGGGCCCCGACTCGGTGTGGTTCGACACATCGGTGAAGACCTACGGCGAGTCGCTGACCACGTACGCGGACTTCACGGTCGCTCCCGGTGACCGGATCGCGTTCACGATCTCCTGGCAGGCCTCGCACAAGGAGCCGCCGCCGCTGCCGGAGCCGGAGCAGTCGCTGGAGGCGACCGATGAGTTCTGGCGCGAGTGGGTCGGGCACTGTACGTACCACGGCCCCTACCGCGAGGCCGTGATCCGCAGCCTGATCACGCTCAAGGCGCTGACCTACGCCCCGACCGGCGGCATCGTCGCGGCGCCCACCACCTCCCTGCCCGAGGACATCGGCGGCGTACGCAACTGGGACTACCGCTACACCTGGCTGCGGGACGCGGCGATCACCCTGTCCTCGCTGCTGCGCACCGGCTACCGCGAGGAGGCCCGCGCCTGGCGCGAATGGCTGCTGCGGGCCGTCGCCGGCGACCCCGACAACCTCCAGATCATGTACGGCATCGCCGGCGAGCGCGAACTCGGCGAGGCGGAGCTGGACTGGCTGCCCGGCTACGAGAACTCCGCGCCGGTCCGGGTGGGCAACGGCGCCGCGCACCAGCTCCAGCTGGACGTCTACGGCGAGGTCACCGAGGCGCTGCACCTGGCCCACATGACGGGCCTGGCCCGCAACGACTACGCCTCCCTGCTCCAGCTCAAGCTGATCCAATACCTGGAGAAGCACTGGCAGGAGCCGGACGAGGGCATCTGGGAGGTGCGCGGGCCGCGCCGCCACTTCGTGCACTCCAAGGTCATGGCGTGGGTCGCCGTCGACCGCACCATCAAGCTCATCGAGTCCGGGGAGGCCGACGGCCCCCTGGAGCGCTGGAAGGTGCTGCGCGACGACATCCACCGCGAGGTGTGCGAGAAGGGCTACGACAAGGAGCGCAACACCTTCACGCAGTCCTACGGCTCGCGGGAGCTGGACGCGTCCCTGCTGCTCATCCCGCAGATGGGCTTCCTGCCGCCGGACGACAAGCGGGTCATCGGCACCATCGAGGCGATCCAGCGCGAGCTGTCCACCACGGACGGGTTCATCCTGCGCTACCCCACCGACGGCGACCACGCGGGCGTCGACGGCCTGCCCGGCGACGAGGGCGCCTTCCTCGCCTGCTCCTTCTGGATGGCCGACGACCTGGCGATGATCGGCCGCGTGGACGAGGCCCGCAAGCTCTTCGACAAGCTCCTGTCGCTCCGCAACGACCTGGGCCTCCTCGCCGAGGAGTGGGACCCACGCCGCAAGCGCCAGGTGGGCAACTTCCCCCAGGCCTTCAGCCATGTGCCGCTGATCGACACGGCCCTGCGCCTGACGGCGAGCGGCGCCTACGGAGGCTGA
- the recN gene encoding DNA repair protein RecN: MVVLVLEEMRIRSLGVIDDAVVELSPGFTAVTGETGAGKTMVVTSLGLLLGGRADPALVRIGAGKAVVEGRVTVPADASAAVRAEEAGAELDDGALLISRTVSAEGRSRAHVGGRSVPVGLLAELADELVAVHGQTDQQGLLKLSRQRQALDRYAGDAVAAPLAKYAGAYRRLRAVTAELDEITTRARERAQEADMLRYGLDEIAGVEPRAGEDTELAEEAERLGHAEALSSAASAAHAALAGDPEDPEGIDATTLVAGAQRALEAVRSHDPALATLADRIGEIGILLGDVAGELAGYADNLDADPLRLAAVEERRAALGALTRKYGEDVSAVLTWAEQSAARLTELDGDDERLGELTAERDALRAELGGLAQALTDARTEAAERFAAAVTAELASLAMPHARVSFDLRQTEDPEGVEVGGRTVACGPAGADEVELLLAPHPGAPPRPIAKGASGGELSRVMLAVEVVFAGTDPVPTYLFDEVDAGVGGKAAVEIGRRLARLARSAQVVVVTHLPQVAAFADRQLLVEKTNDGSVTRSGVKVLEGEDRVRELSRMLAGQEDSQTARAHAVELLAAARADL; the protein is encoded by the coding sequence ATGGTCGTGCTCGTGTTGGAGGAGATGCGGATACGGTCACTCGGAGTGATTGACGACGCGGTCGTCGAGCTGTCGCCGGGGTTCACCGCCGTCACCGGTGAGACCGGTGCGGGCAAGACCATGGTCGTCACCAGTCTGGGACTGCTGCTGGGCGGACGCGCGGATCCCGCGCTGGTGCGGATCGGCGCCGGGAAGGCGGTCGTGGAGGGGCGGGTCACCGTACCCGCGGACGCCTCCGCCGCCGTACGGGCCGAGGAGGCCGGTGCCGAGCTCGACGACGGTGCGCTGCTGATCAGCCGTACCGTCTCGGCCGAGGGCCGTTCCCGGGCGCACGTGGGCGGGCGGAGCGTGCCGGTGGGGCTGCTCGCCGAACTCGCCGACGAGCTGGTGGCCGTGCACGGGCAGACCGACCAGCAGGGACTGCTCAAGCTGTCCCGGCAACGGCAGGCCCTCGACCGGTACGCGGGCGACGCCGTCGCCGCGCCGCTCGCCAAGTACGCCGGGGCCTACCGCAGGCTCCGAGCCGTCACCGCCGAGCTGGACGAGATCACCACCCGTGCGCGTGAGCGGGCCCAGGAGGCCGACATGCTGCGCTACGGCCTCGACGAGATCGCCGGGGTCGAACCGCGGGCCGGGGAGGACACCGAGCTGGCCGAGGAGGCGGAGCGGCTCGGCCACGCCGAGGCGCTGTCGTCGGCCGCGTCGGCCGCGCACGCCGCTCTCGCGGGCGATCCGGAGGACCCCGAGGGCATCGACGCGACCACGCTCGTCGCGGGCGCCCAGCGGGCCCTGGAGGCCGTCCGGTCGCACGATCCGGCGCTGGCCACGCTCGCCGACCGCATCGGCGAGATCGGCATCCTGCTCGGTGACGTGGCCGGGGAGCTGGCGGGGTACGCCGACAACCTGGACGCCGATCCGCTACGGCTGGCGGCGGTCGAGGAGCGGCGGGCCGCGCTCGGCGCGCTGACCCGCAAGTACGGCGAGGACGTCAGCGCCGTGCTCACCTGGGCCGAACAGAGCGCCGCGCGGCTCACCGAGCTGGACGGCGACGACGAGCGGCTCGGGGAGCTGACCGCCGAGCGGGACGCGCTGCGCGCCGAACTGGGCGGCCTGGCCCAGGCGCTGACCGACGCCCGGACGGAGGCCGCGGAGCGGTTCGCCGCCGCCGTGACGGCCGAGCTGGCCTCGCTGGCCATGCCGCACGCGCGCGTGTCGTTCGACCTCCGGCAGACGGAGGACCCCGAGGGCGTCGAGGTCGGTGGCCGAACCGTCGCCTGCGGGCCGGCCGGTGCCGACGAGGTCGAACTGCTCCTCGCCCCGCACCCCGGCGCGCCGCCACGGCCGATCGCCAAGGGTGCCTCCGGCGGTGAGCTGTCGCGCGTGATGCTGGCCGTCGAGGTCGTCTTCGCCGGGACGGATCCGGTGCCGACGTATCTGTTCGACGAGGTCGACGCGGGCGTCGGCGGCAAGGCGGCCGTGGAGATCGGCCGGCGCCTGGCCCGGCTGGCCAGGAGCGCCCAGGTCGTCGTGGTCACCCACCTGCCCCAGGTCGCCGCCTTCGCCGACCGGCAGTTGCTGGTGGAGAAGACCAACGACGGCTCGGTGACCCGGTCCGGTGTGAAGGTGCTGGAGGGCGAGGACCGGGTCCGGGAGCTGTCCCGGATGCTGGCCGGCCAGGAGGACTCGCAGACGGCGCGGGCGCACGCCGTGGAACTGCTCGCAGCGGCCCGGGCGGACCTGTAG
- a CDS encoding PucR family transcriptional regulator: protein MDRRFDTEGTGITVRRALELPGLRSGLPEVLAGADKLTRTVRWVHAGEVPNIASLLKGGELLLTTGYGLGTRPADQRVFVRTLADRGIAALVVELGPRFTRLPAALVETARTAGLPLVQLHREVPFVAVTEEIHTEIINGHYALLQRAEEVHLRCTQALLGGGGVPQVLGILADFGGNPVFLETPDGQLLYAAGSGPEGADPLQVWEGLRGQRKDAAPPAGSVVVDVPGGGPGTGSVRARLVLLPVRSPLAPVHRMAAERAAGLLAVVLMQARQDEELAARGRGDFLTDLAEGRIAAEDAPAQARVLGFKPGGSPLLPVVMRLGDALASTGGTARPSAGTGGGGWAALARAVAEELASVGVPALLGVRPVEGRVPLLVGLRSEAERATVADRVAAALRAGVERAGMRRPDGQPEVVVVGMAGGWAAASAGLRHAAEAATAAQGLPDRPWYDARRLDIDLLLWRLRDHPDLAAFVDRAIGPLRDHDRRSKPPLLPTLQTYLAHAGRKAETARELHLNRQTLYNRLARIGELLGTDLDDPQTVLALSLALRARRHVP from the coding sequence ATGGACCGCAGATTCGACACCGAGGGCACCGGCATCACCGTCCGGCGTGCCCTCGAACTGCCCGGCCTCCGCAGCGGCCTCCCCGAGGTCCTCGCCGGCGCCGACAAGCTGACCCGCACCGTCCGCTGGGTGCACGCCGGCGAGGTCCCCAACATCGCCTCCCTCCTCAAGGGCGGCGAGCTCCTGCTGACCACCGGCTACGGCCTCGGCACCCGCCCCGCGGACCAGCGGGTCTTCGTACGCACCCTCGCCGACCGCGGCATCGCGGCCCTGGTGGTGGAGCTGGGCCCGCGCTTCACCCGCCTGCCCGCCGCCCTCGTCGAGACCGCGCGGACCGCGGGTCTCCCCCTCGTCCAGCTGCACCGCGAGGTGCCGTTCGTGGCGGTCACCGAGGAGATCCACACGGAGATCATCAACGGTCACTACGCGCTGCTCCAGCGGGCCGAGGAGGTGCACCTGCGCTGCACCCAGGCACTGCTCGGCGGCGGCGGGGTGCCGCAGGTGCTCGGCATCCTGGCCGACTTCGGCGGCAACCCGGTGTTCCTGGAGACCCCGGACGGGCAGCTGCTGTACGCGGCCGGCTCCGGCCCCGAGGGCGCCGATCCGCTCCAGGTGTGGGAGGGACTGCGCGGCCAGCGCAAGGACGCGGCCCCGCCGGCCGGTTCGGTCGTCGTGGACGTGCCCGGCGGCGGTCCCGGCACCGGCTCGGTGCGCGCCCGGCTGGTGCTGCTGCCGGTCCGCTCGCCGCTGGCCCCGGTGCACCGCATGGCCGCCGAGCGGGCGGCGGGACTGCTGGCCGTGGTGCTGATGCAGGCCCGCCAGGATGAGGAGCTGGCGGCGCGCGGCCGCGGCGACTTCCTGACCGACCTCGCCGAGGGGCGCATCGCCGCCGAGGACGCCCCCGCGCAGGCCCGGGTCCTCGGTTTCAAGCCGGGCGGCAGCCCGCTGCTGCCCGTGGTGATGCGGCTCGGTGACGCGCTGGCGTCCACCGGGGGCACCGCCCGGCCGAGCGCGGGCACCGGCGGCGGGGGCTGGGCGGCGCTGGCCCGCGCGGTCGCCGAGGAGCTGGCCTCGGTGGGCGTGCCCGCTCTGCTGGGCGTGCGGCCGGTCGAGGGCCGGGTGCCGCTCCTTGTCGGGCTGCGCTCGGAGGCGGAGCGGGCCACCGTCGCGGACCGGGTCGCGGCAGCGCTGCGGGCGGGTGTGGAACGGGCCGGGATGCGGCGGCCGGACGGGCAGCCGGAGGTGGTGGTCGTCGGGATGGCCGGCGGCTGGGCGGCCGCCTCGGCGGGCCTGCGGCACGCGGCTGAGGCGGCGACGGCGGCGCAGGGGCTGCCGGACCGGCCCTGGTACGACGCCCGCCGCCTCGACATCGACCTGCTGCTGTGGCGGCTGCGCGACCATCCCGACCTGGCGGCCTTCGTGGACCGCGCGATCGGCCCGCTGCGCGACCACGACCGGCGCTCGAAGCCGCCGTTGCTGCCCACCCTCCAGACCTATCTGGCGCACGCGGGCCGCAAGGCGGAGACCGCACGCGAACTGCACCTGAACCGGCAGACGCTCTACAACCGCCTCGCCCGGATCGGGGAGTTGCTGGGCACCGACCTCGACGACCCGCAGACGGTCCTGGCCCTCAGCCTGGCCCTGCGGGCCCGCCGGCACGTGCCCTGA
- a CDS encoding TlyA family RNA methyltransferase has product MAGVARRRLDAELVRRKLARSREHAGQLIAAGRVTVGKTVATKSATQVETAAPIVVAADDSDPDYVSRGGHKLAGALKAFMPRGLAVEGRRALDAGASTGGFTDVLLRAGAAHVVAVDVGYGQLAWSLQSDERVTVKDRTNVRELTLEAIDGEPVDLVVGDLSFIPLGLVLPALVRCAKPDADLVMMVKPQFEVGKERLGSGGVVRSPELRAEAVRTVAGKAWELGLGAEGVTASPLPGPSGNVEYFLWLRAGAPALDPADVDRAVAEGPR; this is encoded by the coding sequence GTGGCAGGAGTCGCACGCCGCCGTCTCGACGCGGAGCTGGTCCGCCGGAAGCTCGCCCGCTCGCGCGAGCACGCCGGCCAGCTGATCGCCGCCGGGCGGGTCACCGTCGGCAAGACCGTCGCGACCAAGTCCGCCACCCAGGTGGAGACCGCCGCCCCCATCGTCGTCGCCGCCGACGACAGCGACCCCGACTACGTCTCCCGCGGCGGGCACAAGCTGGCCGGTGCGCTGAAGGCGTTCATGCCGCGCGGACTGGCCGTCGAGGGGCGGCGGGCCCTGGACGCCGGCGCGTCCACCGGAGGCTTCACCGACGTGCTGCTGCGCGCGGGCGCCGCACACGTCGTCGCCGTCGACGTCGGATACGGACAACTCGCCTGGTCTTTGCAGAGCGATGAACGCGTCACCGTCAAGGACCGTACGAACGTACGCGAGTTGACGCTCGAAGCGATCGATGGGGAGCCTGTGGATCTTGTCGTGGGGGATCTGTCCTTCATCCCGCTCGGCCTGGTGCTGCCCGCCCTGGTGCGGTGCGCGAAGCCGGACGCCGACCTGGTGATGATGGTCAAGCCGCAGTTCGAGGTGGGGAAGGAACGACTGGGCAGCGGGGGTGTCGTACGGAGTCCGGAGCTGCGGGCGGAGGCCGTGCGGACGGTGGCGGGGAAGGCCTGGGAACTGGGGCTGGGGGCCGAAGGCGTCACCGCCAGTCCGCTGCCCGGGCCGTCCGGGAACGTCGAATACTTTCTGTGGCTGCGTGCCGGGGCGCCCGCCCTGGACCCGGCCGATGTTGACCGTGCAGTGGCGGAGGGGCCGCGTTGA